DNA sequence from the Carassius gibelio isolate Cgi1373 ecotype wild population from Czech Republic chromosome A14, carGib1.2-hapl.c, whole genome shotgun sequence genome:
acacaataaagtTCACCAACTTAATATCAAGACATCAAAGCATGTTCTATTACCTTTACTCAAGTGAAAAGAGTTTATAAATAGGACATAATGGATACAAACAGCAGTGTATAACACACGCATCATCACATTTCCAAGCCATAAGTGAACAtttctctctcatctctctcctGCTTCTTATTCAACTGTTTGTGTTTCACAACAATCCTCCAGGTCAAAGGTTCAGGATTCAATACAGATTAGCCACATTCCACATCATGTTTTTCCAACTTGTCTTTGGCTCTGAATTTCTATCACATAAATGAAGCAATGCAATATCCAGAAAAAGTAGATTTTGAACCAGGAGCCTGCATCAACACAAACAGCTTCATTTAAGAAACCTTCATCGGATTAGAAAGAGAATGTCTGGTTTGAGTGACAGTACCATTCAGTATGCAAAAAGTCACGCTGTACGCTGTACGCATATACATTCACAGCACATGCAACGGGCTAGTCTTTCCTTACCATTGACTTAAAATTCACATTATATGGCTAAACATATAAAGTTAGATGATATCTTGCATATGCAAGAGCAATGCATTAATAgtgcaatatattttatatattagaatCCTCTGACATTTGTTATGGAAAGGTTGTAAATGGGTGCACACAAAACATTTGACCTCAACGTAAGCACTAAGCTACATGAAAAAACTTCTCAacaaatgcattgaaaaaaagTAACAAACAGATAAAACCCAGGCTAATTCCGATTACTGAGAATATTCTTTGTGTAACATGCATGAGACTTGCGTTGTTTGTTTTTAGATTAGACGTTAATTCCATTTTATGCTAATCTTGTCCTGTCTTCTTGTTCCTtcttgaaaatcaataaaactggCCTTCGATCAACCTCAAAGTGCAACTTCTGTGAAcactaaataaaaacactgggaGTGTTTGAGGGGTGCGAGTGTGGATGTGGATGATGAATGGGACACTCCACTTGAGTTTGGCCCAGGAGGAGCTCCTTCTCCCTGGATAAACACGGTCTGCTGATCTGCTGACTGTGAGAATGATAGAGCCTCAGGAAGGAAAGAATAGAGTGAGCCAACCACAGAGCCGTTACACACCACAGAGAGATCTGCAAAGAGAGACACAATTTTAccatgtaaaaaaatatgaatgttttgttGAACTGAGCCACATATTTCAAAACGAAAAACAAGTTACTTCAGTTGCTCCTTTACCTGCGCACAATTGAGCtcagagtagaaagaggatgtcTCAACGCCCAGATAAAGAGGAACAGACTGTGACTCAGCACAACTGCAGACAGAGAATCATTAAATACATCACTGTCTTACAACATTATGTAGTTATTTCATTCGTTCCTGAAACGTGCATTCAACAGTatgcattgtattttttaaatatgacttcagcatgcattttatgttttagaTCATAATATTAATCAAGTCTCTAAAGCTGCTTTGAAGCGATATGTATATGTAAGTGCTACACAAACAATCTTCACATCAGCTTATATATTTAAAGCTGTGTGTACCTGTAGGATCTGGTGTTGTGGTCTGTAACAGTGTTGCACCAGGACACCAGGCCCAGGGTGAGAGTAACACTGGCCCCTCCAGAGAGGAAGAACACACAGAGACTCAGCAGCAGCGTGAGGAAGGCAGAGAACAGCGTGCTgcaggaaaataataaaaacaatggatCACACAATTaaaacttataatatatatatatataattaatataaaacttttattgaaatattacttaatatacaaaaattttaaaagcatatttatcTCActctatatataattaatataatatttaagtattaaaaagacaatttattgaataatatatttcaaatatatacagaataatgcatgtttatatattgtacttataattgttttacatcatttaatcattaaaacattaaaaatttaatatttaaaatgtttaagcataattattgtaattaaatataacattttatattgaactattataaaatatttaggtAAATTTCTTTGATATACTCCAGTATTAAATAGCATTAAGTTGAATACATATATaactatttaatattattttaattttagcttatattatttttataagtttgatttaattttattaattcataaaatatgCCATTACTAGTTTCTGCAGTTACACAGATAAGAAATTGTACCATTAACGAATGTAGCATTCAAACGTCTTGTTGTCAGATTAGTGAGACTCACTCGTCATGACGCCGGTGGAGGTAGAACAGACTCCTCCAGCCCTGAACGGCTCCGTACAACACGGTGAACACACCGACGAATGTGGCGAACTGGCACGCCGCTAATGGACCCCATTGTTGCACCACCAAATGAGTGACCGTTCTGGGCTCTTCCTGACCCACCGTGAGGTTCTCCGTCCTCCAGAAGCCTTGACTAAACAGCGCGCACCTTCCCTTGAAAGCGGACCCGTTTAAAGCGAGCGGCACGACCACAAGGAGTCCCGCTATGACGGACAGGGTGTGGGCGGCGCAGTGAGCCAGCAGCAGCCGCCGGTCCAGCTCCATGGACTCGAAGATCAGTTTCAGCCTGTGGTGGAGGAGCGTAACCTAACGATTCCTGCTGGAATCTCGACGTTTGTTTTCGACAGTGTACCTGcaaatgtaaactatatataaTAAGTGGAAATTTACAGCGCTTGAGTTTGTCGGGACTCCTCCTCCTGCGGCGGGACGATGTTACACAACGGTTCGGCTCTGCTCTGTGACGCACTCTCAGACGATTCTCACGAAACGCGCAACTATAACAGAGATCCAACATAAActggttttatataaaaaaataaaaaaaaaattatcaaatatgCGTGTaactgatttaaatatttaattgacatttgatcaaaaatgtcaGTAAAAGTGGGTGTTTTCCATGTTAAAAGCAGAGCCACGCCCCATTAAAACGTAACTCGGTCAGTGGATCAGCGCTGTTGAAAATGGGTCAAACATTATGTCTCTAAAACAAACCTTATCCTAATTGTTGTTAACTGCGTTACCCACTTTGCAATCACCAAAAATGCAACAGATATTTTACACCCAccagcttttaaaataaataaaaagaaaagttgacGTTTGATACCTCAAATTTGAAGGCCAGGTAGAAACGcatttttcaaacttttaaaattatactcATTAACATCTCTTTAtttaactaataaaaaatgtGACAGACTTCCGAAACAATATAAGAAATGTTATAGCCAGCTATTTATGAGGAATATCATTTTCTGTACTTTTCAGTGTTttccgtttttatttatttgtttattcattaaagTTTGCTTATATAAATCTATTTCACATTCTTCAtacataattttaatgtaatacttaatttgtatatatacatatattcatgtggtttctttgttgtttttgtgtgttgtgtgtgtgtgtgtccttgtttGTTACATGTGAAGTATTTGTTTTCACTGAGGTCTTGGAGCTGTAGATGTTGCGCTATTAGGATTCCTCCGGTAGGGGGGAGTGTCGCCACATGCCACGCTGACACCATAACAACCACGAAGAAGAGTGTCAAAGATTTGTTTCTCTAGCGTCCCAACAATATTTTCTTCACTAAACTGGCTTCTAAGCAAccattttaaaacctttaaaacgCAATGGACgaaaaggtaaaaaatatatatatacttggcTGGTTGTTTCCTTTTATAGGTGATAAAAGCTAGGCGAAGCTGCATGCATGCTGTGCTGGGCGCAGTTCAAAACCGTTGAAATTATGTTTTGGTTTCAAAAGGTTACGACCTTTTTTTAATGACATGAACTGTTATATGTGCCTACGTAGATTTTATGAGCgtgtttgatttgatttatttattagtaacCGTTTAAAGTGGCATGGATGAAGATGAAAGTGATCAGTGTCCTGTTGGGAAAAGCAGCCTCAGTTGTTTTGCTGGTCTTAGTTTGTCTCCCAGTCTGGTTGAGATGGTCTGAGGGGTCGTACTGGAAGACCAGATGCACTGGTTTGGCATTACCAGGATGGAAGACCTTTCTACATTTtctaaaaccagcataaaattaatTGACATTCTGGTCTCCTGGTGCAGAAGCTGTGACTACATTAAGGGTTAATAGTGCTGTAGTTTTGTGTTGTCAACTCTTGTGGCATTGGATATGTGTGGCAGGTTTTCGATCCTACTGCAGGGGAGGATGGGTCAGAGGCAGAGGCCGGTGCATCTTCATGTTTGGGAGCCACTGGAGGATCATCTGGTTCCCGTTTGGAGTCGCAGCTCCAGGAGGCCATTCGGTTAAAGATGGAGGGGAATGCATTCTACCGGGAGAAGAATGTGCGCACTGCTATCGGACGTTATCATCGTGCTTTGCTCGTTCTCCGTGGCCTGGACACTGAGGTGAACTCTGCCCTGCAAGGGTTTGTGCCTCAGGTGCCAAAACTGAGCCAGGAGCAAGAGGACCTGCTGAGGAGCACTCAAGTAGACTGCTATAACAATTTAGCAGGTGTGTATTCCTTCCAAACAAGGTACTGTGGCCGTGTGAGGTAGTAATGCTTTCGTACTGAAttgcaaaacattaaaatgtaatcattttatccaaagctactttcAGTGCATTTGTAAGCATGTTTttctaattagtttttttattgggCAGGCTAGGCTAGGTATCGTCATTGGTCACGTATTATCAGTTATTCTCCAGTAGCAGTATTAACATTAAGAGACATGGCATCCGATGTACGGAAGACGTTGACACATGCCACTATATTCAGTGGCACATCCAGTGATGCTTCCGGTTTTCACTGTGTTGATGGATTGTGTCAGTGTCAGTGTCAATACCACATTAACGGTCACATCTGTTACTGTAAACTTTAATTTTGGTACTGTCAGTGTGCATGCAGCATCATGAATACATTGGCCAGTGCAATCTCTTATCTGTggctttaatattattattattatttttattttttttatagaattaaaaaataattgcacaaTTTTATAAAATAGTTTCATTTCTTATTGGGATTGTcagtggggggagtgaataaccagcaCTCTTTTCCCCCCTCAATACAATGACTGgtgtgagacccttgagcaaggcactgaagccCCAACTGCTCCAATATTGCcccaacccccccaaaaaaaaaaacaacaacaacaaaacttaatatattataattttgtcaagatttataaaaaaaacatcagtaagctcataatttgtactaaaatagtctagtctggctatgtctgtGTTTCTGAGAAGGTCAGCAGACATTGAGGCTCAGGTTTATTCCGATCCGAGCTCGTGAGCGCAGAGCGCATTTCTGAATATCCCGATCcgctcgctcaacccagaatggcctgctggttcgaaaatatccaaggagacatttaattgtttagtaataaactggtgtttctgtgttgctgcaaagatgaagctgcagatgcagactcgccatgaacaccagagagaaatgcatatttcatatggattacatcatcagagagtagcccatttattttggtttgaatattttagtttaaaagaagacatttcaagctttctgtaatatatatcctatttttctcaaatctgtgaggcacacgctgagtttagttcacatgcaatgcaagtgattgTGCCTGAGCCTTATTACATATATTGTAACTAATTGATAagacattgatcaaaattaagatacaatttatacaaaacgaaaatcttttaaatatagttttctataaaacaaaacttaatgaagtcgtcaaaatcatgttttaccaaaaacagcgccgTTGCTCCCATCATACTTGGCCACACTtcactttttgaaacctccatttttGTCTATCTCAGCATAAGTGTCCATCTATTTCACCATCATCTTACCCCCACAACTAGGATCCTGTTATTTGCTTTCACTTTTTGCTGGCACCTCATCATTATTGATCACATTTAAAACTTTTAACCATAGCAATTAATCATAATGAGAAATGGGAAACAAAATGGTGTGAACTTTGTCCTTGATCTCATGATAACCCATAACAGGAGAGATCTTGCTTTATCATTAATCTTCTACCATTCCACACTttatacttgtattcagcaaggactcaaaagtgacagtaaggcaTTTATATAATCtttcaaaagatttccatttcaaataaatactgttcttttgaactttctactcatCAAATATTCCTCAGAAAAACACATCACACTTTCATACAAAaatatgcagcacaactgttttcaccatttatgattataagaaatgtttcttgagcagcaaattgcCTTAGTAGacaatgtgacagtgaagactggagtaatgactgctgaaaattctgccttcacaggaataaataacattttaaaatgtatttgaaatgttaatagtattttgcaatatttcagttttttgtgtgcgtaagagacttctttcaaaaatcttactgaccgcaAAGTTTTGAATATTAGTGTTTATAAATCTTATTTGGGAAAGCATTCTCCTCTTAACATATTTCTGTGTTTCACAGCATGTTTGCTACAGCGACAGGTGGTGGACTATGCCCGTGTGTTAGAGTACAGTCTGAAAGTGCTCAGATGGAGGTCAGCTGACATTAAGGCCCTCTACAGAGCTGGAGTGGCCTCATTACAGCTGGGTGATGCTCAGACTGCTCGACATTACCTCATACAGGCCAGCAGGGGAAAACCTAATGGTAAAAACAAACCACATCCCACCTTTCTTGCATATATCATCTTTTCCCAACTTGCACCAGAGCTCTCCTAGGGGTCACCAAGTTGAGTTTAGGGGAACTAATTGATTTTGTTGAATTCAGTTTGACAAATTTTCATTATTATGATATAAACGGATGTCtagctgagaaaaaaaatcaaaagagcaGTGGGTCGTTCACTGACTGCATTCCATCTGATGCCATGTGCAAAGTCAAGTTAAAAATAGTTCAAAAACATGTCACAGGACCCCTGCATTATCTTCTGTACCTTTAGCTATATTTAATCGCAAGAACGTGTCATGTTAACGTGTCATGGCATGGTTAAATGCCACACAGAATCAGGGAAAATTCAAAGCATGATTAAAAAGTTTGAAATTGTGCAATGATATTCACAATGCCATCTTATGATTTGATATAACACTACTTGCTGAAAAAGCCAAACACAGGGTTACCAATAACAATATCTGGGCTGATATTTTGATAAGTTAATAACCAAACTTTCcaccaaacttaaattttttttaagcttattttTGCTTAAAAGACTTTTCTGTTGCCTTGTCATATTAAATGAAGTTTACgtgtgcatacatttaaatgtggTGTCAGAAAGCATGTGACATAGAAAAAGTCCCCTTAGATAAAGGTTGGGAACTACTGGTCTTATAAAGTATTATTCTGCCAGGGCTACAATTTTCTCAAGGGATTACAGCATGGGTGCCTATTACGTAATACAGCAtggttattttattacattttgcgGATGCATCCATTTTCTTAAGAATTATTAAGATCAAAAACCCCTTCTCTGCAGCCTTCAGTTGAACTGCTGTTTCATATCTGCATTCAAAGTCTATGTCAGTGATTTGACTGGATATGAGACATTCATATATTCCTGTTCTGCATTTCTCAGATCCTGATGTAAAGAAACAGCTGCAGCGAGTGGAGGAGAGACTCAGCCAAGACTACCAGAAAGAGAAGGCACTGTACAAAGGCATGTTCAGCAAGCAGAAACAGGGTGAGGACCAGTTAACAGAGGAGAAGACCCAGAAATCGATCCAAACGGACAAATACATGACTCAGCAGGAACATGCATCGTTAAATTAAGCTTGAGCTGACAGCAACATGAAGAAAGTGGGATGTTTTGCTTCAAGGCATGGCTAATTTGCTACATATGGCATTTACTGGTGTTGAAGGGGCAGTAGCAGGACTGAATGCGTGGCTGAAATCTGGTGCAACGTGGCAGCTTGTGCAAGAATTTTAATGCACTTAAAATGCATTGTATTCTGGTATTGTATAGTTAACATACTGTCTAGCTGCTTCTGTTTTGCATTCGTTTTCTTCCAGCTGTgggtctgtatttttttttgtgtcataTGATAGTTCTcttgctttttgtttgttcatcctaataaatatttttgaaagaactctATGCATAATGTATTTGCCATTTGAGTGTTCAAAAGCGATTATTAATGgattatgctaatgtgattatGGAAATGCTGTGATAAGATTATGGTAAGTCTATGACAGCAGATTTTAGTTTGTGAGATCTCATGTAATCCTACTGTACCACAAAACACTTCACTCAGCAGTAGCAATATATTCCTTCATTGCCAAGCAAATCATTAAggatcattttaaatttgaaacaCTTTTATTGATTGCTGAAACATGAACTCTTTAACAATCATTtcaaattctgttttttttttcatcaaagtcCTGAGCGTTAAGTTCaacaacatattttttaatttggtcAGCATATACtttagtgctttattttttttaagcataatatGTTCATAGTAAAAACAACACCAGATCCACTATGACCATAAGAATGCACATAGACACGGCATGGCATGCAGAAGCACCTACACGAGCAGAAAGAAAAAATTGTACGTTTGGGAAAGTTGGCAGCTTggtttttcccttttttaattgttcatactaatctttttttttcgaCTTGTGATTTTTATTGAAACTAAGGGACCTCATAGAGCCAAACATTTTCCTTCCAAGGTCACGGAACGATCTGGAACGGGTTAGAGGAGCTGATGGGGGAGGCGAGGGCGAGAGCGATGGAGACgaaagaggagaaagagagt
Encoded proteins:
- the LOC128027513 gene encoding transmembrane protein 179 → MELDRRLLLAHCAAHTLSVIAGLLVVVPLALNGSAFKGRCALFSQGFWRTENLTVGQEEPRTVTHLVVQQWGPLAACQFATFVGVFTVLYGAVQGWRSLFYLHRRHDDTLFSAFLTLLLSLCVFFLSGGASVTLTLGLVSWCNTVTDHNTRSYSCAESQSVPLYLGVETSSFYSELNCAQISLWCVTALWLAHSILSFLRLYHSHSQQISRPCLSREKELLLGQTQVECPIHHPHPHSHPSNTPSVFI
- the LOC128027514 gene encoding tetratricopeptide repeat protein 9C; translated protein: MDEKVFDPTAGEDGSEAEAGASSCLGATGGSSGSRLESQLQEAIRLKMEGNAFYREKNVRTAIGRYHRALLVLRGLDTEVNSALQGFVPQVPKLSQEQEDLLRSTQVDCYNNLAACLLQRQVVDYARVLEYSLKVLRWRSADIKALYRAGVASLQLGDAQTARHYLIQASRGKPNDPDVKKQLQRVEERLSQDYQKEKALYKGMFSKQKQGEDQLTEEKTQKSIQTDKYMTQQEHASLN